Proteins from one Ranitomeya variabilis isolate aRanVar5 chromosome 1, aRanVar5.hap1, whole genome shotgun sequence genomic window:
- the LOC143798324 gene encoding uncharacterized protein LOC143798324, producing the protein MKDRFNKDLRAEKSAASGSGARHRLYKYHRVLAFLRPVLLMRTTHCTTVATGSGAVLQPAATDPSQPSSSAAPGGSSTLTGDQGAGPSGLPLSQSSFAAPIFAGSSRQRQRASDRSLMPEFLHLSSVLHEAIKALGDRMDVTHNLLNCRIQDVAKSVDQLKADLKKPAHHFFNQILEGMSEHLSPDLQLSVMQACNVAFVQAMQQSQSRNVAAYPTVPSLSQVNTIPTSAAYHCTATSIPSTGVLHYSANTMTSAVGHPTATTVTTAAPAWTSSADTTMTQDPGVAYRPGTLPMQQDPSMQYRTGPPQMQQDPGLAFRTGPTPMQQDRGLSYLTGPTPMQQDRGLSYLTGPTPMQQDRGVAFRAGHPPMQQDPSMAYRTGPPMMQHDQAIPFQAGPTLMQQDPSMAFCSPPPAMQQDNGMGFVSPPPTRHQDPGRVFVSPPPTRHQDPGGSLSFPPLDSDIAERSTMETDCVETGPDVSPAHTLQHSPRRLPPTRKTQRKTGKTHKKQKTLIIPPPSPTDVSQPSSVSQAPHVLSPIPELPDPSSFVAHSPATSASSTVSQASVLNTPQLRHSTPSRRGSTWRGTKK; encoded by the exons atgaaggaccgcttcaacaaggacctacgtgcagagaagagtgcagctagtggttccggagcaaggcaccggctctacaaataccaccgtgtgttggccttcctgagaccggtccttctcatgagaac cacacactgcacgactgttgccacaggttctggagcggtccttcagccggcagccacggacccgtcccagccatccagcagcgcagcaccaggtgggtcttccacactcactggagaccagggggctggcccatcaggtcttcccctttcgcagtcctctttcgctgcacccatttttgcgggctcatcccggcagcgacagagggcttcggataggtccctcatgcccgagtttttacacttgagctcggttttacatgaagctatcaaggctttaggtgacagaatggatgtgacccataatctcttaaattgccgcatccaggatgtcgccaaaagcgttgatcaattgaaagccgacctcaagaagccagctcatcattttttcaatcaaatcctagagggcatgtcggaacaccttagccctgatctccagctgagtgtgatgcaggcctgcaatgttgcttttgtgcaggctatgcagcagagtcagagtcgtaatgtggcggcatatccaactgtgccgtcactgtcacaagtaaacactattcctacctctgctgcataccactgcacggccacctctattccctctacaggtgtactccactacagcgccaacacgatgacgagtgctgttggacatcccaccgccaccaccgtgacgaccgctgctccggcttggacctcctccgctgacaccaccatgacgcaggaccctggcgtggcttatcggcccggcaccctcccgatgcagcaggacccatccatgcaatatcggaccggcccaccccagatgcagcaggacccaggcctggcatttcggaccggacccaccccgatgcagcaggaccgaggcctgtCATATCTGACCGGAccaaccccgatgcagcaggaccgaggcctgtCATATCTGACCGGAccaaccccgatgcagcaggaccgaggagttgctttccgggcaggacaccccccgatgcagcaggacccatccatggcgtatcgcaccgggccccccatgatgcagcacgaccaagccatacctttccaggcaggacccaccctgatgcagcaggaTCCATCCATGGCTTTctgttcccccccaccagcaatgcagcaggacaatggtatgggatttgtttccccccccccaacgaggcaccaggatcctggaagggtttttgtttccccccccccaacgaggcaccaggacccaggcgggagtttatctttccccccattggactcagacattgccgagcgctccacaatggagactgactgtgtggagacgggtcctgacgtgtctcccgcccacactttacaacatagcccaagaagacttcccccaacccggaaaacccaacgtaaaactggcaaaacgcataaaaaacaaaaaactttgattattcctcccccatcacctaccgatgtgtctcaaccttccagtgtgtctcaagcccctcatgttttaagccccatccccgaacttccagacccttcaagttttgttgcccattctcctgccacctctgcctcctccacggtgagccaggcttcagttctgaataccccccagttacgtcactcaaccccaagccggcgtggttcaacctggcgcggtaccaaaaaataa